The sequence below is a genomic window from Sphingobacterium sp. ML3W.
ACATGCCCGCTGTTGACATCAACTGGCATGATGGACTGAATAATTTCCCAGAGATTCCAGCAGGTTATGGAGTATCGGGTTTAGACCCTAATATCCCACCGCCAACGACAGGTAAAATGGAATCTGTACAGCTGAACCCCGGTAAGATAATCTACAGTAAAGATTTGACATTCAAAGGAGCCTCACATGGGAGTACGTTACAGATCATACCCGAAGAAAGAGCTAAGGAGATGGCGAAATCATTACCTGAAATTCCAAAGTCGCCATCTAATCATTTCGCTAATTTCTTAAAAGCTTGTAAAGGCGAAGAAAAAGCACGTTCAAGGTTTGAAGTAGCAGGTGAATTGAGTCAAGTATTTTGTTTAGGTGTTATCGCGCAACGACTGAACACAAGTTTTGATTTTGATCCTATTAAGAAAGAAATCATCAAGGATCGTTTTGCAAATGCCCTGCTTTATGGACCTCCTCCAGCAAAAGGATGGGAACAGTTCTACAAAGTTTAGAGAGATTAATCGCTTTCGAATTAAAATACACTATAAATTTTATAGTGTATTTTAAACTTTCATCTAATCTTGATCATAAAAGATATACATAATACCATACCTATATTTTTTATGACTCCGATATTTTTTTACTACTTATAGTACCGGAATTAAACTGATTGCGCTAATTTCTGGTAATGCGTCTCCTGAGATTTCAAGTGCTTTAAGTTGCACTTTTAATGCTGTGTCACCTAGAGATTGTTGCGATACCTCAAATGCTCCTGTTTCGATTTCGATAAACTGATTTCCTTTGGATCCTTTTAGTTGGTATGTCAAGTTGTTATTTCCGAGTGATAGCGAAATCATTCCAGATCGCTGTTCGTTAGGAAGATAATTGATGACAACCTTATAAGTTCCTGGACGTTGAATTTTAACATCCCATACAACCTGATCTGTTTTCTTGGACCAATTGCCAATAGCATTAGGTCGAGTATGATCATGTGTAGTAGCACCAATGAGTTTAATTCCACCATCGCCAATTAACTTAGCATTGTTGGCAGTCAGTATGATACGTCCATCTTTTTGAGTTTGTACCTGTTGCTGGATCACTTCTGGAGTACCCTTGATCTCCGCAACGACAACAAGTGGCATGCGTCCTTTGAAGTCTACGGGTAATTGGATTGTTTTTCCTGAAGATGTCTTCGTTACTTTTAGGGATTTTTTGGCACTTCCCATTAAATAAGCTTTGTTGATTGAACTTGCTAAGGGTATTTCTATTGCCCCATTCGATGGTATATCAACTATATGGAAATAAAGTTTTCCGTCTTTTTGGGTACAATAACCCCAATCCAGTCCCTGAAATGGACTTGCAGTAGTACCATATATCGATTCGCTGTTGACTTTCATCCATTGGCCGATATCTTTAAGTAGGGTGGTAGCCTGTTCTGGAATAGCACCTTCGCCATCTGGCCCTACATTAAGTAAGAAATTGCCTCCTTTGCTCACTGTCTCTAGAAACAGGCGCATGGTCTGGTCAAATGACTTCCAGTTTTGGTCGTGTGCACTATAACCGTAGCTTTCATTCATGGTATGGCTCACCTCCCAATCCATTCCTGGGAGACCGGTCGGTGGTATGTATTTTTCGGGAGTCCCAATATCACCATTCTTGTTTTCTAGACCATCCCAGAATCGGTTATTGACAATGACCTGTGGTTGCCATTTGATCAGATCCGTGAGGATACGTTTTGTTCCCCAGCTCTCACCTTGACGATTCTTACTACTATAATCGAGCCATAGGACGTCCAGTCCGCCATAGTTATTAGCGAGTTCCTTTACCTGTCCGTATAGGTAATCTTTATAGACTTCATGATTCGGTGTATACCCTGTAGGATTGGGGTTCAGATAAGACAGACCTTCATAGGAATCTGGGTGCTGCCAATCCAAAAGCGAATAATAAGCTCCAGCTTTTAGACCTTTTGCACGAAAGGCTTTGACGACTTCTCCATAAAGATCACGACCCTTTGGAGAAATGTTGGTGCCACCTGTGATGTCATTTTTTAATGAATAGGGTTGTTGGCTATTGAAGATAGAAAACCCCTCATGGTGACGAGAAGTTATGATGACGTATTTCATACCTGCTTCCTTGGCCAAGGAAGCCCAAGCCGTCGCATCAAATTTTGCAGCTGTAAATTTAGGTTTCAATACCTCAGCATAAGGGGTGCTAGGTACTTTTGCCCAAGCTTGTATCCATTCAGCATAATGCTGAGGATACTGTTTCCCATCCCAACTACCAGCGGCAGCACTATATAGTCCCCAGTGGATAAATAGACCAAATCGAGCTTCTCGAAACCATTCCATGCGGCTATCTTTGGTTTCTTCCCAGCCCGGGACTCCTTCGTATGGAATGGATGAAGCTTGCCCATGAACCGACAATGTTGCGGCCGATAAAAGACCTAGCAGTGTGATTTTCTTAATTATTTTCATTTAAGGTTGTGATTATAGGTTTAAAAATAGCACATACTTTTCATGTATGATACTTATTTTTTGATATGTGTGTCTTTGAATAGAAATTCTGCCCAAATAGGTTTGTGATCAGATAGGAGGTCTGGTAATTCAATGATTCCGCCGTCCTTGACCTTGATGGACTTATTGTTTTTAAATAAGATGTGGTCGATAACCCCAAATTTCTCTTTGGTATACTCATCCCAAGAAGTCCATTGCCCAGTAAGATCTTTGTTTAAAGAGACCCACGTATTTCCGAAGTTGTTTTTCTCAAATACGGACATTACAGGGTTGTCAATATGGTTGTTGAAATCTCCCATTACGAAGACCTGAGGTGTCTCTTCTTTCAATAAAATCTGTTCAGCTAGGTATTTAGCTTGCGAAGTGGGAGGGGTGTCGCCCCAACCGCTGATATGAAGGGCATAAATAGCAATCGGCATTTCATTGATTACGGTCACGGCCCTGACCGTACTTGCCGGTAACCAACCTTCTCCATATACCTGATATTCTTCCGTTTTGATCAGGGGTGTTTTACTCAGGATACTTTTATATTTGTCCTTATGGTCAGCAGAAGAAGTTGTTCCCGTATAGCTATACTTCATCCCTAAGACTTGTCCGACACGCATGGTCCAATCTCCACCCGGCACTTCGTTAAAACAGATAATATCCAAATTCCATTTCTTAAACATTTCGCCGATGTCCTCTGCGCTAGCATGATGGCCAAATTCAACATTGAATGATGCAACGCGTAAATCAATATTACCTTGACCATTCTTTTTCTGCTGTTGTGAGAAACAGGTAAATGCTATGCCTATCAACCAAGTGAAGACTAAAAAAGATTTCATTTTTATTATATGTAAAATTGTAAATAAATCGATACATCCATCAGCTTATGAGTTGACGGATGTATCAGGTGAATTTAAGTTGCTATTTTTTTAACAACCACATCAAGTCATTATTATCATCTTTTCCACTATATTGACGTTGCAATGCCTCTTTAATATTTGCAGAGTTTTCGTTGTATTCATTTTGAGGATAAGTCCATCTTTTTGGAAGTTGACTGACAACTTGATTCATATTTGTATTGGGGTTAATAGGTAGTCTAGGAAAGTCAGTTCTTCTATTTTCATAGTAGCCATCCCATGGATTCTGGAGGAAGTAGATAAAATATTTCTGCTGAAAAATCTTATTCAGTTTAGTTGCTCTGTCGCCAATATAAGAAGCCTTAGGGCTTTTGAGATAGCTATCGATGAAGTCGTCGGAAATGGCGGGGCGTTCTTTTACAAATTCCGCAGGCGTATTTGCTTTCACAAAAGACATGGCTGCTCTCACTCCTTTTTCGTAATATGCTTTTGCATCTCCCTGTGCCCAACCACGTTCTATACCTTCTGCGATGTTAAAGCACTGTTCTGCATATCCAATACGGACAATAGGTTCGCCCGCTGGGTTATTTAAAGCCATGTATCGATTATTTAGACCTGTATATTTTTTTTCGTCATATAATTTTGTGATTTCATTAAAAGGCGATGAAGGGTCGATGGATACGTAAGCATTGAAATCGTCCTTAGTTTTGCCCTGACTCGTCATATATACTGCAGGCTCGGCAAAGTAGAACAGCCTATTGTCTCGATAGATCTTTAAGGAGTCCACGAGGTTGCTGGATAGCATGACATAGCCGTTACTACGTGCATTCAAGTCATTGAAAGGGTAGATCTGACTGCCTTTATTGGAATAAACCAACTGTAGGTTTTCTTCGTTTTTCTCCAGTAAAATACGTTGGTTAAGTAATTCTGCAAATTGCTCTTTCACTTTTAGTTCAACGTCTGCTTCATGTACATGTAAATTGATCAGTACTTTTATTTTGAATGCATTGACGACCTTCATCCAGTTAATAGGATTGCCGTTTAATAATGGGTCACCATCAAAAGGAATATTCAAAGCAAAACGTTCATTGGCAAGATCCAGATCACGAAGTACGTGCTGCATGACCTCTTTTTGGGTGTCATATTTAGGTTTTACTATTCCTTCAGATTCACCAAGAGAAGCCTCACTATAAGGAATATCTCCAAGATCTAAAGAGAGATAAAATAATTGGTACGCTCGGATAAAAGCACCTAACCCTTCGTACGAGGGGCGTACACTTTCCGCAGCATTCTCGATCATCTTGTTTACATTACGTAGGTTGCCATATGCACCAAAAGAACCGGTAGCAAATTTATTGTATTGGTAATCGCGTATCAGTTCTGCTGTTAATGCATGTTTGCTTAAAAAATTATGGTCAATAAAAGATCCATATTCCTGATCTTGCTTCGTCATACCGATCAATAGCCCAGTAGCTAGCATGCCTGATGTTACCTGTGTACTTGCATTGGGGTTTGTATTGATATCGTCAAAGTTGGAGCATGACCACAGTGTCATTAGAGATAATCCTATGCAAATCGATGATTTTATATTGTTGTTCATAAAAATGTCTATAAGGGTGTTAAAAAGAAAACCTAAAGTTAAAGCCCAAGTACCTCATGGAAGGAGAATTAAGATTATCGCTGCCTTTATCGGGGTCGGAGTATTTAAATTCTTTGGTCCATAAGAATAGATTGTTACCAACAGCAGCAATCCTAAAATCATTTACACCTAGTTTTTTTGCGAATGTGGTAGGAACATTATAGCTTATAGCTACTTCTCTTAATTTAAAAAAGCTTTTGCTGAAGAAATTTTGAGGAGCGCTTTCATAAGAGTCACCTTGGTATTGTCTGATATAATTCTCGTAAGAGACTTCCTTGTCATTTGGCGCATAGGTGCGATTATCCGAAATTACTTGGCCATATTCATCCCGTTCAATAGTTCCCGACACTACTTGAACGCCCTTTCCAATGTAATTGTTTAAGCCGTTTACCACTTGGTCATAGCGCCATTTGTTGTCACTTTCTATATGAGAGCCCGAGTTCCACATGGCCTGCTCAGTTCTGTTATAAGCAACACCACCCACACTACCGTCAAATGTGATATCCAACATGAAATGTTTGTATTGAAAAGAATTGGTAAAGCCCCATACCCAATCAGGAGAGGAGTATCCCATTTTTCCGATTTTTCGGATATTGATGGGTAATCCGTTCGATCCATGAACAATGTTTCCTTTACTGTCTGTATCCCAAATGTAATGCGAGGTAGTGGCTACGTCCGTTCTTTCACCTACACCTGCCCATGGATATTTAGAAGAATACTTTTCATCCAATTTCTTATATACTTGTCTATCCAATGCCCAATTGAAAAGCGTGTTCCAAGAGAAGCTATCATTTTTCATTATTTTTCCACCGATGGTCACCTCGACACCTTTATGCTCCAATTGTTCATCCGTATTCAGGTAGATACTTGAAAAGCTTGAAGCTTCGCTCAAAGGGGCACGTGTAGCAAAATCATAGCGTAGCTTATTATAATAAGTTAAGTCTAACCATAAGCGATTCTTAAGAAAGTTAGCTGCGGTTCCGATTTCGTACGAACGGGAACTCTCTGGGCGTAGTGCAAATCCACGGATACTACCTGGATAGTAGGCTGCATTAAGTCCATCCCATATGTTGGTTGACATGGAATACGTATTATTCGTTTCGTATACTCCGATGTCATTTTTGGTTTTGGTCCATGAACCTCTAAGCTTCCATAAGTCCAGCCATTGTGGCTTTTCGAAGATTTCGGAAAGGATCAAACTACTGGATATGGATGGATAGAAATAAGAACGAGTTGATGAAGGAAGTGTACTGGACCAATCATTACGTGCAGTTATATCTACATAAAACATATTATCCCATGATAATGTAGCTTTTCCGAAAATACTGTTGACCTGTTTTTTTGAACCGCCCTGTCCTGTCGTTGCTGGATCAACAGATGCATTGATTGAATAGAAACCCGGAATGGATAACCCATTTTTTGTCTCGCCCCATACATTACTTCCTTGACGGTAATATAATGTGCTACCGATCAACGCATCAATTCCTAATTTACCGATCTTATGATTTCCCATTATTATCAAATCAGTATTGGAGCTAAATGCCGTTTCTTGATCCATTTTATAGTATCCTTTCTTGTTGGATATTAAACTTTTCGCATATTTCCATTCCTCCTTATCCGAGTAATAATCAAAACCTGATCGCAATGTGAAATTCAACCAAGGTTTGACATCGTATTTCATGGACATAAATCCGTTGGTCACATCATAATCATTGCTATGGCGCTTTTCATTAGCGATGAAATAGGGGTTGTCATACCAATTGTTGTCCATCCAGTTTTGTTGTATGCCTTCTTTACCTTTTACCCAATAGTTCTTATAATCTCGAATATCAAATTCAGGTCCTGACCATACCAGTAGATTGTAGATATAACCTCCAGAGCCATAGCCCGTACCCGAATTGTTCGGATAGAATCGTTTGTTATAGGTCATGTTACCTTCGAACGTGAATTTGTCCACTTTCATATCACCTCCAACAGTGTACGTGAGTTTATTCAGTTTTGATCCTGGATATTGTCCTTTGTTATAGACATGGGTCAGTGAGGAACGGAAACTTCCTTTTTCTCCCTGATGCGATATACCAATATTGTTATTGGTAATGAACCCCGGTTCTAGAAAATTGGTCAGATTATCCTTGCCTTTGGAAACGAGTGGAGCTTCACCCCATTCGTAAGTATAGGGGTCATATTGTAAAGCAGTACGACCGATATCCAATTTGTCACCCCATACAAAATCGCCAGAGCCGTATTTACCTGCACCACCCGAACTGTATGATTTTTGGACCTTGGGTAATGCAAGATAACCTGCTTCAAACATCGTATTACTATTAACAGCGACCTCTAAACCACCTTTTTTGTTACCTTTTTTAGTGGTTACGATCACAGCACCACTTCCACC
It includes:
- a CDS encoding alpha-L-fucosidase encodes the protein MKIIKKITLLGLLSAATLSVHGQASSIPYEGVPGWEETKDSRMEWFREARFGLFIHWGLYSAAAGSWDGKQYPQHYAEWIQAWAKVPSTPYAEVLKPKFTAAKFDATAWASLAKEAGMKYVIITSRHHEGFSIFNSQQPYSLKNDITGGTNISPKGRDLYGEVVKAFRAKGLKAGAYYSLLDWQHPDSYEGLSYLNPNPTGYTPNHEVYKDYLYGQVKELANNYGGLDVLWLDYSSKNRQGESWGTKRILTDLIKWQPQVIVNNRFWDGLENKNGDIGTPEKYIPPTGLPGMDWEVSHTMNESYGYSAHDQNWKSFDQTMRLFLETVSKGGNFLLNVGPDGEGAIPEQATTLLKDIGQWMKVNSESIYGTTASPFQGLDWGYCTQKDGKLYFHIVDIPSNGAIEIPLASSINKAYLMGSAKKSLKVTKTSSGKTIQLPVDFKGRMPLVVVAEIKGTPEVIQQQVQTQKDGRIILTANNAKLIGDGGIKLIGATTHDHTRPNAIGNWSKKTDQVVWDVKIQRPGTYKVVINYLPNEQRSGMISLSLGNNNLTYQLKGSKGNQFIEIETGAFEVSQQSLGDTALKVQLKALEISGDALPEISAISLIPVL
- a CDS encoding endonuclease/exonuclease/phosphatase family protein is translated as MKSFLVFTWLIGIAFTCFSQQQKKNGQGNIDLRVASFNVEFGHHASAEDIGEMFKKWNLDIICFNEVPGGDWTMRVGQVLGMKYSYTGTTSSADHKDKYKSILSKTPLIKTEEYQVYGEGWLPASTVRAVTVINEMPIAIYALHISGWGDTPPTSQAKYLAEQILLKEETPQVFVMGDFNNHIDNPVMSVFEKNNFGNTWVSLNKDLTGQWTSWDEYTKEKFGVIDHILFKNNKSIKVKDGGIIELPDLLSDHKPIWAEFLFKDTHIKK
- a CDS encoding SusD/RagB family nutrient-binding outer membrane lipoprotein, with protein sequence MNNNIKSSICIGLSLMTLWSCSNFDDINTNPNASTQVTSGMLATGLLIGMTKQDQEYGSFIDHNFLSKHALTAELIRDYQYNKFATGSFGAYGNLRNVNKMIENAAESVRPSYEGLGAFIRAYQLFYLSLDLGDIPYSEASLGESEGIVKPKYDTQKEVMQHVLRDLDLANERFALNIPFDGDPLLNGNPINWMKVVNAFKIKVLINLHVHEADVELKVKEQFAELLNQRILLEKNEENLQLVYSNKGSQIYPFNDLNARSNGYVMLSSNLVDSLKIYRDNRLFYFAEPAVYMTSQGKTKDDFNAYVSIDPSSPFNEITKLYDEKKYTGLNNRYMALNNPAGEPIVRIGYAEQCFNIAEGIERGWAQGDAKAYYEKGVRAAMSFVKANTPAEFVKERPAISDDFIDSYLKSPKASYIGDRATKLNKIFQQKYFIYFLQNPWDGYYENRRTDFPRLPINPNTNMNQVVSQLPKRWTYPQNEYNENSANIKEALQRQYSGKDDNNDLMWLLKK
- a CDS encoding SusC/RagA family TonB-linked outer membrane protein codes for the protein MNVVKNVDATSGLIGKIAGLHIQSSSEFNEAPTMSLRGESPLLVIDGVPYTNISLRDIAPDDIESINVLKGATASALYGSRGGSGAVIVTTKKGNKKGGLEVAVNSNTMFEAGYLALPKVQKSYSSGGAGKYGSGDFVWGDKLDIGRTALQYDPYTYEWGEAPLVSKGKDNLTNFLEPGFITNNNIGISHQGEKGSFRSSLTHVYNKGQYPGSKLNKLTYTVGGDMKVDKFTFEGNMTYNKRFYPNNSGTGYGSGGYIYNLLVWSGPEFDIRDYKNYWVKGKEGIQQNWMDNNWYDNPYFIANEKRHSNDYDVTNGFMSMKYDVKPWLNFTLRSGFDYYSDKEEWKYAKSLISNKKGYYKMDQETAFSSNTDLIIMGNHKIGKLGIDALIGSTLYYRQGSNVWGETKNGLSIPGFYSINASVDPATTGQGGSKKQVNSIFGKATLSWDNMFYVDITARNDWSSTLPSSTRSYFYPSISSSLILSEIFEKPQWLDLWKLRGSWTKTKNDIGVYETNNTYSMSTNIWDGLNAAYYPGSIRGFALRPESSRSYEIGTAANFLKNRLWLDLTYYNKLRYDFATRAPLSEASSFSSIYLNTDEQLEHKGVEVTIGGKIMKNDSFSWNTLFNWALDRQVYKKLDEKYSSKYPWAGVGERTDVATTSHYIWDTDSKGNIVHGSNGLPINIRKIGKMGYSSPDWVWGFTNSFQYKHFMLDITFDGSVGGVAYNRTEQAMWNSGSHIESDNKWRYDQVVNGLNNYIGKGVQVVSGTIERDEYGQVISDNRTYAPNDKEVSYENYIRQYQGDSYESAPQNFFSKSFFKLREVAISYNVPTTFAKKLGVNDFRIAAVGNNLFLWTKEFKYSDPDKGSDNLNSPSMRYLGFNFRFSF